One Betaproteobacteria bacterium genomic window carries:
- a CDS encoding stage II sporulation protein M produces the protein MNQEAFQARHEGDWIAFENWLKTVTARRVRGQAATASPGEETVAHRYRVLCQHLALARDRQYSPGLVERLNALVMRGHQVLYGAHTETGPAVARFFAADFARAVRKQWRPIALAAALFFVPLFAVAAAIQIWPDLIHTLLPQKQILTYQEMYDPANKRPGQRPAQADTFMLGHYIYNNIKIGFQTFAGGLLFGLGSAFYLTTNGVLIGATAGHLIQIGFATSFLGFVAGHSALELSGIVLMGGAGLMLGSALLLPGQLARVSALRVKARAAVPLVYGAGALLTLAALVEAFWSPVAQFPPALKYAVGLALWLLLVTYFLLAGRLRAD, from the coding sequence GTGAACCAGGAGGCGTTCCAGGCGCGGCACGAGGGCGACTGGATCGCCTTCGAGAACTGGCTCAAGACCGTAACGGCCCGGCGTGTGCGCGGCCAGGCCGCGACGGCAAGCCCTGGGGAAGAGACGGTCGCGCACCGCTACCGCGTGCTCTGCCAGCATCTTGCGCTGGCACGCGACCGTCAGTACAGCCCCGGACTGGTAGAGCGGCTGAATGCGCTGGTCATGCGCGGCCACCAAGTGCTCTACGGCGCGCATACGGAAACCGGGCCCGCCGTCGCTCGCTTCTTCGCTGCCGACTTTGCCCGCGCGGTGCGCAAGCAATGGCGTCCGATCGCGCTGGCGGCGGCGCTGTTCTTCGTCCCGCTGTTCGCCGTGGCGGCCGCGATCCAGATCTGGCCGGACCTGATTCACACCCTGCTGCCGCAGAAGCAGATCCTCACCTACCAGGAGATGTACGACCCGGCCAACAAGCGGCCTGGGCAACGCCCCGCGCAGGCCGATACGTTCATGCTCGGACATTACATCTACAACAACATCAAGATCGGATTCCAGACCTTCGCCGGCGGGCTGCTGTTCGGCCTGGGAAGCGCCTTCTATCTCACGACCAACGGGGTTCTTATCGGTGCGACCGCGGGCCATCTCATCCAGATCGGATTCGCCACCTCGTTCCTGGGCTTCGTCGCAGGCCACAGCGCGCTGGAGCTGAGCGGCATCGTGCTCATGGGCGGGGCCGGACTGATGCTGGGAAGCGCCTTGCTGCTGCCCGGTCAGCTCGCGCGCGTGTCGGCGTTGCGCGTGAAAGCACGCGCTGCGGTTCCGCTCGTGTACGGTGCAGGCGCACTCCTTACGCTGGCCGCCTTGGTCGAAGCGTTCTGGTCGCCCGTAGCGCAGTTCCCGCCCGCGCTCAAGTACGCGGTCGGCCTTGCGCTATGGCTGCTGTTGGTGACGTATTTCCTGCTGGCCGGACGGCTGCGTGCAGATTGA
- a CDS encoding DUF4129 domain-containing protein produces MQIDRMTVALRPRAPWEGADLGVVMLRAWWRPVYAAVIAIMIPVALAAHLLIDGPLFALLAIWWLKPLFDRVVLHVMARALFGATPSLRETLSGILSLVRGTGLLGALTLRRLEPARSFNLPVRQLEYQTGAGARERERLLGRRTGAQTTALLYCCIAFETIVVIALAALLNLLSPAAMDVDAGPGAILAALFGAGDAGSWHWLNNLLFIIAYCAVEPLYVACGFALYLNRRTALEAWDLELRFRRLQVGPRAALAAALLAALLAGMSAMLAPEPAQAAQSSREIIQEVLAAPEFQQYRTQKVWQARNRGQQQSDRSVAFDSTSWLNSLSGAAAQLLRLAAYAALAYGLVVALRFLFERLREREARTAPSSRGPQPPAMVFGLDVRPEALPANLAQLAAEAAALDPRLALSLLYRGALVTLIHRDRMRIEHGDTEADCVRRVQATRPHEISAYFARLVAAWSQCAYGHRPPQPTQVVELCAQWPQHFSAAASS; encoded by the coding sequence GTGCAGATTGATCGGATGACGGTGGCGTTGCGGCCGCGCGCGCCCTGGGAAGGCGCGGATCTCGGCGTGGTCATGTTGCGCGCCTGGTGGCGGCCGGTGTACGCGGCGGTGATTGCGATCATGATCCCGGTCGCGCTTGCCGCGCACCTTCTGATCGATGGTCCGCTGTTCGCACTGCTCGCGATTTGGTGGCTGAAGCCGCTGTTCGACCGGGTCGTGCTGCACGTCATGGCGAGGGCCCTGTTCGGCGCCACCCCGAGCCTGCGAGAAACGCTAAGCGGTATTCTCTCCCTCGTGCGCGGCACGGGCCTCTTGGGCGCGCTCACTCTGCGCCGTCTGGAGCCGGCGCGCTCGTTCAATCTTCCGGTGCGCCAGCTGGAGTATCAAACCGGCGCCGGCGCGCGCGAGCGCGAACGGCTGCTCGGCCGGCGCACGGGCGCGCAGACGACGGCGCTGCTCTACTGCTGCATCGCCTTCGAGACGATCGTGGTGATCGCGCTCGCAGCGCTGCTGAACCTACTCAGTCCAGCCGCGATGGATGTGGATGCCGGGCCGGGCGCAATCCTCGCGGCCCTGTTCGGCGCGGGCGATGCGGGATCGTGGCATTGGCTCAACAATCTGCTTTTCATCATTGCGTACTGCGCCGTCGAACCGCTTTACGTCGCTTGCGGGTTCGCGCTCTATCTCAATCGCCGCACCGCGCTGGAGGCCTGGGATCTGGAATTGCGATTCCGCCGCCTGCAGGTCGGGCCGCGGGCCGCGCTCGCCGCCGCGCTCCTCGCCGCGCTCCTCGCCGGCATGAGCGCGATGCTTGCCCCCGAGCCAGCGCAAGCCGCGCAATCGTCGCGCGAGATCATTCAGGAAGTGCTGGCCGCGCCCGAATTCCAGCAGTACCGCACGCAGAAGGTGTGGCAGGCGCGAAACCGCGGCCAGCAGCAATCGGATCGATCGGTCGCCTTCGATTCTACGAGCTGGCTCAATTCGCTCAGCGGAGCCGCAGCGCAGCTGCTGCGCCTGGCCGCGTATGCGGCATTGGCCTACGGCCTCGTGGTCGCGCTTCGCTTCCTGTTCGAGCGCCTGCGCGAGCGGGAAGCGCGCACGGCACCATCTTCGCGCGGGCCGCAGCCACCCGCGATGGTATTCGGTCTCGACGTGCGGCCCGAGGCGCTGCCCGCCAATCTTGCGCAGCTCGCGGCCGAAGCCGCGGCGCTCGATCCCCGGCTCGCGCTGAGCCTGCTCTACCGCGGCGCGCTGGTCACGCTGATCCACCGCGACCGGATGCGCATCGAGCACGGCGACACCGAGGCCGACTGCGTGCGTCGGGTGCAGGCGACCCGGCCGCACGAAATATCGGCGTACTTCGCCCGCCTCGTGGCGGCGTGGTCGCAATGCGCCTATGGCCATCGCCCGCCGCAGCCTACCCAGGTCGTCGAGCTGTGTGCGCAATGGCCGCAGCATTTCAGCGCGGCGGCTTCGTCGTGA
- a CDS encoding RDD family protein, with protein sequence MSGSMAPLLDTTRAVPTPEGIELMLRLAGPVPRAVAWLTDLLLRLGVLLAAGWVLGMLGAFGWGAMLVIAFLLEWLAMAAFEVWADGATPGKRALGLMVLHDDGTPVGWPAALVRNLLRAVDFLPAAYGFGLATMLINRDFKRLGDIAAGTVVVYREPSERTAAIPPATPVPAARSLNLEEQRAVMDFAERSSMLTPERAQEIAALTTALTGAAAGRERERLLEIANHLSGRRA encoded by the coding sequence ATGAGCGGCAGCATGGCGCCCTTGCTCGATACGACCCGTGCGGTGCCCACGCCGGAAGGCATCGAGCTGATGCTGCGGCTCGCCGGACCCGTACCCCGGGCAGTAGCATGGCTGACCGACCTGCTGCTGCGCCTGGGTGTGCTGCTCGCCGCCGGCTGGGTGCTCGGCATGCTGGGCGCATTCGGCTGGGGCGCGATGCTCGTCATTGCATTCCTGCTCGAGTGGCTGGCAATGGCGGCCTTCGAGGTCTGGGCCGATGGCGCCACGCCGGGCAAGCGTGCGCTGGGGCTCATGGTGCTGCACGACGACGGCACGCCGGTCGGTTGGCCGGCGGCCCTGGTGCGAAATCTCCTGCGCGCCGTCGACTTCCTGCCGGCCGCCTATGGGTTCGGGCTCGCCACCATGCTGATCAACCGGGATTTCAAGCGCCTGGGCGATATCGCGGCCGGCACCGTTGTGGTGTATCGAGAACCGAGCGAGCGCACCGCTGCCATCCCGCCGGCAACGCCGGTGCCGGCGGCGCGCTCGCTCAATCTGGAGGAACAACGCGCGGTGATGGACTTCGCCGAGCGCAGCTCGATGCTGACCCCGGAACGGGCGCAGGAGATTGCGGCGCTGACAACGGCCTTGACCGGAGCGGCCGCGGGGCGGGAGCGCGAGCGCCTGCTCGAAATCGCCAACCATCTGAGCGGGCGCCGGGCGTGA